In Gimesia benthica, a single window of DNA contains:
- a CDS encoding 3-keto-disaccharide hydrolase, translated as MRSGKLTCGVLSMFISLSLAGCLKVEHPSPPAKTNAEPQVGESPEAKPKPSPAPPGDVIPDTGLTKAEIEEGWIALFDGHSLYGWKPNNDVNWHVEEGVIKASTGEPGLLLTTSPFADYELRFDFKLAPETNSGMFLRTTFDPKDPTKDCYELNLCDTKTEFPTGSLVGRSKIKEAVTASADWQTFYVRVEGAQFQASLNGKEVLNFKDTSENQRDIGFIGLQKNEGAVEFRNIYLKPLRMMTLFNGVDLAGWQVVPGSQSKFEVVDKTIHVTAEKQGYLETEDTFDNFLFQASAKSNGEALNSGYFFRAIKGTESGMANGYEVQIHNGFKDKDRTKPENAGTGAIFRRTEARRVVSNDHEWFTTTLNAYGSHIAVWIDGYQVTDWEDTRKPDENPRKGLRLKAGHISLQGHDPTTDLNFKDLKLSNLPGESSPPAKSGK; from the coding sequence ATGCGATCAGGAAAGCTGACTTGCGGTGTTTTAAGTATGTTCATTTCACTCAGCCTGGCTGGCTGCCTGAAAGTGGAACATCCTTCCCCTCCTGCCAAAACCAATGCCGAACCTCAGGTAGGCGAGTCGCCGGAAGCGAAACCAAAGCCGTCCCCCGCACCTCCGGGGGACGTTATTCCAGACACCGGATTGACCAAAGCCGAAATTGAAGAGGGCTGGATTGCCCTGTTTGACGGTCACAGTCTGTATGGCTGGAAACCCAACAACGACGTGAACTGGCACGTTGAAGAGGGAGTCATCAAAGCGAGCACCGGCGAACCGGGTCTGCTCCTGACAACATCCCCGTTCGCAGACTATGAGTTGCGTTTTGATTTTAAACTCGCTCCCGAAACCAACAGCGGCATGTTCCTCAGAACAACCTTCGATCCCAAAGATCCCACCAAAGACTGCTATGAACTGAATCTCTGTGACACAAAAACGGAGTTTCCCACCGGCAGTCTGGTCGGCCGCAGTAAAATCAAAGAAGCGGTCACCGCCAGTGCGGACTGGCAAACCTTTTATGTCCGCGTGGAAGGGGCTCAATTCCAGGCTTCACTCAACGGAAAAGAGGTTCTTAATTTCAAAGACACTTCTGAGAATCAGCGCGACATCGGTTTCATCGGTCTGCAAAAGAATGAAGGAGCCGTCGAATTCCGGAATATCTATCTAAAACCGCTCCGGATGATGACACTCTTCAACGGCGTCGATCTGGCAGGCTGGCAGGTCGTCCCCGGTTCTCAGAGCAAATTTGAAGTCGTCGACAAAACCATTCACGTGACCGCCGAGAAACAGGGCTATCTGGAAACTGAAGACACATTCGACAATTTCCTCTTTCAGGCCTCAGCCAAATCGAACGGAGAAGCACTTAACAGCGGTTATTTCTTTCGTGCCATCAAGGGTACCGAATCCGGAATGGCTAACGGCTACGAAGTTCAGATCCACAATGGATTCAAAGACAAGGATCGTACCAAACCCGAAAATGCAGGGACCGGTGCCATCTTCCGGAGAACGGAGGCCCGTCGTGTCGTTTCCAACGATCACGAGTGGTTCACCACCACTCTCAATGCTTACGGCTCTCACATCGCCGTCTGGATCGACGGCTATCAGGTCACCGACTGGGAAGACACCCGCAAACCGGATGAAAATCCGCGGAAGGGCCTGCGCCTCAAAGCCGGCCACATCAGCC